One stretch of Mangifera indica cultivar Alphonso chromosome 9, CATAS_Mindica_2.1, whole genome shotgun sequence DNA includes these proteins:
- the LOC123225425 gene encoding lysosomal Pro-X carboxypeptidase-like → MNISMLSLQWLLMIFILVSNSVTAATSSRIPRLSPVRGNTFLDPEIFPAPVSEDFQTFFYTQTLDHFNYKPESYATFQQRYVVNFKYWAGANSNAPIFVYLGAEAPLDGDLEIIGFLPENALRFKSLLVYIEHRYYGKSVPFASREAALKNASTLGYFNSAQAIADYAEIIIHIKNKYQAQDSPVIVVGASYGGMLASWFRLKYPHVTLGALASSAPILYFDDITPQNGYYSVVTRDFREVSETCYRTILKSWSEIDKVALMPNGLRILSEKFKTCRPLSNSSELKDYLDHMYSSAAQYNDPPEYPVTMVCGGIDGPPPETDLLGKIFAGVVGLRGNRSCYVNGPKYISETTLGWRWQTCSEMVIPIGRDNTTMFPPSPFNLSSVIEECNQIYGVPPRPHWVTSYYGGHDIKLILERFSSNIIFSNGLRDPYSSGGVLEDISDSVVAVHTINGSHCLDILPANASTDPDWLVKQRGIEVEIIEGWIAKYNADLHRFKQKI, encoded by the exons ATGAACATTTCAATGCTTTCACTTCAATGGCTTCTAATGATCTTCATACTTGTATCCAACTCTGTCACTGCAGCCACAAGCTCCAGGATTCCAAGGCTCAGTCCAGTCAGAGGAAATACTTTTCTGGACCCTGAAATTTTCCCAGCTCCTGTTTCGGAGGACTTTCAGACCTTCTTTTACACTCAAACACTTGATCACTTTAACTATAAACCTGAAAGCTACGCCACTTTCCAACAACGATATGTAGTTAATTTCAAGTACTGGGCTGGTGCCAATTCTAATGCTCCAATATTTGTTTATCTTGGAGCTGAAGCACCCTTGGACGGCGATTTAGAAATTATCGGATTCCTCCCGGAAAATGCCCTGCGGTTTAAATCTCTCCTTGTATATATTGAG CATCGTTACTATGGGAAATCAGTCCCTTTTGCGTCGAGAGAAGCAGCCCTGAAGAATGCTAGCACTCTGGGGTACTTCAATTCAGCTCAAGCTATTGCAGACTATGCAGAAATTATCATACATATTAAGAACAAATATCAAGCCCAAGATTCGCCGGTAATTGTCGTTGGAGCATCATATGGAGGAA TGCTTGCTTCCTGGTTTCGGCTGAAATATCCTCACGTTACTCTCGGAGCCTTGGCCTCCTCGGCGCCAATCctgtattttgatgacataaCGCCGCAGAATGGATATTATTCTGTTGTGACCAGGGATTTCAGa GAAGTTAGTGAAACTTGCTACCGAACCATTCTCAAGTCGTGGTCTGAGATCGATAAAGTTGCTTTGATGCCGAATGGTCTTCGAATTCTCAGTGAGAAATTCAAAACTTGCCG ACCCTTGAGCAATTCTTCAGAGCTGAAGGATTACTTGGATCATATGTATAGCAGCGCAGCTCAATATAATGATCCGCCAGAATATCCAGTTACCATGGTATGTGGGGGCATCGATGGGCCGCCTCCTGAAACTGATTTACTTGGAAAAATATTTGCAGGTGTTGTTGGTTTAAGAGGAAACAGATCTTGCTACGTTAATGGTCCCAAATATATATCTGAAACAACTCTGGGTTGGCGATGGCAG ACATGTAGCGAAATGGTGATTCCGATAGGCAGAGACAATACTACAATGTTCCCACCTTCCCCTTTCAATCTAAGCAGCGTCATTGAGGAATGCAATCAAATTTATGGCGTCCCTCCTCGGCCCCATTGGGTTACATCTTATTATGGTGGCCAT GATATAAAACTGATTCTCGAAAGATTTTCCAGCAACATAATTTTCTCCAATGGACTGAGAGATCCCTACAGTAGTGGCGG GGTGCTGGAAGACATATCAGACAGTGTTGTCGCAGTTCATACGATCAATG GTTCTCACTGCTTGGATATACTTCCAGCTAATGCCAGCACTGATCCAGATTGGCTTGTGAAGCAGCGTGGAATTGAGGTAGAGATTATTGAAGGATGGATAGCCAAGTACAATGCGGATCTCCACAGATTTAAgcagaaaatataa